The following coding sequences are from one Microbulbifer sp. TB1203 window:
- a CDS encoding acyltransferase, translating into MNNRFLNLDALRGIAALLVVWQHSSESFVRNPGIAQHGTILADMASAVDFGRIGVICFFLTSGFVIPYSLSGTDATIKKFAVRRFFRLYPVYWLSLIMAVAASVALAEYRFSGSVIAANTTMMQGLFGFQNIQGLYWTLTVELIFYFLCALAFALNILHRCLPLLLLCWGSLFFFVAWQLAGKLAPQITDLPPTITYIPYCLAVMFCRALIRYCYTKKSGYRHALLGVLGVFSLPLCVLLLGVMEINVVESPFRFGLSHLIALAAFFGVLLLPIRPPVFLLLLGAISYSIYLFHPIAMRLVDWSIKQSWGQVFAALPLSFYILATSLLAITMAWILYQLVERPSIAAGRTLTRPGTASGIQSQSRPVAN; encoded by the coding sequence ATGAATAACCGCTTCCTAAACCTGGACGCACTACGCGGCATTGCGGCTTTGCTGGTGGTATGGCAGCACAGCAGTGAATCTTTCGTACGCAATCCCGGTATTGCACAGCACGGTACAATCCTGGCGGACATGGCCTCCGCAGTGGATTTCGGCAGAATTGGGGTTATCTGTTTTTTCCTGACTTCAGGATTCGTTATTCCCTACAGCCTTTCTGGCACGGACGCCACGATCAAAAAATTTGCCGTACGCCGATTCTTTCGACTGTATCCGGTCTACTGGTTATCCCTGATCATGGCGGTAGCCGCGTCCGTGGCTCTCGCGGAATACCGGTTTTCGGGTTCCGTCATCGCCGCCAACACTACTATGATGCAGGGACTGTTCGGTTTCCAGAATATCCAGGGGCTCTATTGGACACTGACAGTCGAACTGATCTTTTATTTCCTGTGCGCACTGGCATTTGCGCTAAACATTCTCCACAGGTGCCTACCACTGTTGTTGCTTTGCTGGGGCAGCCTGTTCTTTTTTGTCGCATGGCAGCTAGCAGGCAAACTGGCTCCTCAAATCACCGACCTGCCGCCCACAATAACCTATATCCCCTATTGCTTGGCAGTTATGTTCTGCCGCGCCTTGATCCGCTATTGCTATACAAAAAAATCGGGCTATCGCCATGCACTTCTCGGTGTTCTGGGGGTTTTTTCACTGCCGCTTTGTGTGCTGCTGCTGGGTGTTATGGAAATCAATGTCGTAGAAAGCCCCTTCCGGTTCGGTCTTTCACATCTAATTGCCTTGGCGGCTTTCTTTGGGGTACTGCTGCTACCGATAAGGCCACCAGTTTTCCTGTTACTGCTTGGCGCCATCAGCTACTCGATCTACTTGTTTCACCCGATAGCCATGAGACTGGTGGACTGGTCGATCAAGCAAAGCTGGGGACAGGTTTTCGCAGCTTTGCCGCTGAGCTTCTATATACTCGCAACAAGCCTGCTCGCCATTACCATGGCCTGGATTCTGTATCAACTGGTAGAGCGTCCCTCGATCGCGGCCGGCAGGACTCTGACGCGCCCCGGGACAGCTTCGGGCATACAGTCGCAATCTCGGCCTGTCGCAAATTAA
- a CDS encoding ion channel, translated as MLVAFLLNSFLVAVTVLIHHEALNSLFLLGQKFSVRRNTAVLIGVFGALLAHIVEIWLFALGYFFMVHSDYFETLEGNFDGGLIDCAYFSFVTYTSLGIGDIVPMGHLRFTAGLEALAGLMMITWTASFMFLKMQEYWEH; from the coding sequence ATGCTGGTCGCCTTCCTGCTCAACAGCTTCCTTGTGGCGGTGACGGTACTGATTCACCACGAGGCGTTAAACAGTCTCTTTCTGTTGGGGCAGAAGTTTTCCGTCCGGCGCAATACGGCGGTATTGATCGGCGTATTCGGCGCGCTGCTCGCGCATATTGTCGAGATATGGCTGTTTGCCCTGGGCTATTTCTTTATGGTGCACTCGGATTACTTCGAAACCCTCGAGGGCAATTTCGACGGCGGCCTGATCGACTGCGCCTACTTCTCTTTCGTTACTTATACCTCCCTCGGTATCGGCGATATTGTACCCATGGGGCATCTGCGCTTTACCGCCGGGCTGGAGGCGCTGGCCGGGCTGATGATGATCACCTGGACTGCGTCGTTTATGTTCCTGAAGATGCAGGAATACTGGGAGCACTGA
- the tadA gene encoding tRNA adenosine(34) deaminase TadA has translation MATPRDYGFMQRAIELARIAGERGEVPVGAVAVLNGQIVGEGSNRPIGNCDPSAHAEIIALRQAAEHLQNYRLPEATLYVTIEPCTMCFGAMVHARVGRLVYGAAEPRAGAVESRLRLSEEDFFNHRIAVEGGVMAEETGNLVKEFFRGRR, from the coding sequence ATGGCTACCCCGAGAGATTACGGTTTTATGCAGCGGGCCATCGAACTGGCGCGCATTGCCGGCGAGCGCGGCGAAGTGCCGGTGGGCGCAGTGGCGGTGCTGAACGGGCAGATCGTCGGCGAGGGCAGCAATCGCCCCATCGGCAACTGCGACCCCAGCGCCCACGCGGAAATTATCGCCCTGCGCCAGGCGGCGGAACACCTGCAGAACTACCGCCTGCCGGAGGCCACCCTGTACGTCACCATAGAGCCCTGCACCATGTGCTTTGGTGCCATGGTGCACGCGCGGGTTGGGCGGCTGGTATACGGCGCCGCGGAACCTCGCGCCGGTGCGGTGGAGAGTCGCTTGCGATTGAGCGAAGAGGATTTTTTCAATCACCGAATAGCCGTGGAGGGCGGTGTGATGGCGGAGGAGACCGGCAATCTGGTGAAGGAGTTTTTCCGGGGCAGGCGCTAG
- a CDS encoding putative RNA methyltransferase, giving the protein MIWLCPVCQLPLEFTDAAWRCAERHSFDRAREGYVNLLPVSRKRSKEPGDSAEMLRARRHFLEAGHYRPLVDAIVALLPYIPGRQLLDIGCGEGFYSRQLEAAGWPSEALAGIDISKTGVRMAARSQPGTQFAVAGSYHLPLARDSVDHLLRIFAPAADDEMHRVVNPGGSLLDVAPGPEHLWSLKSALYTEPRQHPPPKPVAGFAAEVEMRCSFPFTLRGREAIADFLAMTPFAWKGHSEVREELERRDSLKMEADFVVRRLVSKK; this is encoded by the coding sequence ATGATTTGGCTGTGTCCCGTCTGTCAGTTGCCACTGGAATTTACCGATGCCGCCTGGCGCTGCGCCGAGAGGCACAGTTTCGACCGCGCGCGAGAGGGATATGTCAACCTGCTGCCGGTCAGTCGCAAACGCAGTAAAGAGCCGGGAGATTCGGCGGAAATGCTGCGGGCGCGGCGGCACTTTCTCGAGGCGGGACACTACCGCCCGCTGGTGGACGCCATCGTGGCGCTGCTGCCCTATATACCGGGCCGGCAGCTGCTGGATATCGGCTGTGGCGAGGGTTTTTACTCGCGGCAGCTGGAAGCCGCGGGCTGGCCGTCGGAGGCCCTGGCGGGAATCGATATTTCCAAGACCGGGGTGCGCATGGCGGCGAGAAGCCAGCCCGGAACCCAGTTCGCGGTGGCGGGCAGCTACCATCTACCATTGGCGCGGGACAGCGTCGACCATCTGCTGCGTATCTTCGCGCCGGCGGCGGACGACGAGATGCACCGGGTGGTGAACCCCGGCGGCTCCCTGCTGGACGTGGCTCCCGGCCCGGAGCACCTCTGGTCATTAAAATCCGCCCTCTATACCGAACCCCGGCAGCACCCGCCACCGAAACCGGTTGCGGGGTTCGCCGCGGAAGTGGAAATGCGCTGCAGTTTTCCGTTTACCCTGCGCGGGCGCGAAGCGATCGCCGACTTCCTCGCCATGACGCCCTTTGCCTGGAAGGGGCATAGCGAAGTGCGCGAGGAACTGGAACGGCGCGACTCGCTGAAAATGGAGGCGGATTTCGTGGTGCGCAGACTGGTCAGTAAAAAGTAA
- a CDS encoding GMC family oxidoreductase N-terminal domain-containing protein, translating into MPRQMVFDYVIVGGGSAGCVLANRLSAGEQNRVCLLEAGPTDWNPLIRMPAGIGYLVPGAGCNQHHFTEPQERLNGRRLFWPRGRILGGSSAINAMIYMRGNSADYDDWEAAGSPGWGWRSLLPYFLRAEGNERGSDAYHSGYGPLAVSDLKWKTPVGAAFVLAGQSAGHPLNNDFNGSLQDGVGFYQVTQKHGRRCSSAAAYLYPVRNRSNLSVFTHSQAARLLFRGDRVCGVQLLDGRRILTNGEVLLCAGAIQSPQLLLLSGIGPEAELKKAGIVPQAHLPGVGKNLQDHLDITQVVEASAPVTFSNSLWPKLKTALHLPEYWFAGRGPLTNNVAEAGGFACSSRANGRPDIQFHLTAAPLFQHGLRKPGGYGYSLHACALRPKSRGEITLASGDPRALPLIQPNYLSAREDEAVLVEGFEMAREILLQPALQRYHKRWWSPDKPLKTQKAIGEFIARHAETIYHPVGTCKMGSDEMAVVDAQLKVHGVDGLRVVDASIMPALISGNTNAPVIAIAEKAADSILQRQQKPLPAQVALEPE; encoded by the coding sequence ATGCCCCGTCAAATGGTATTCGACTATGTCATCGTCGGCGGCGGCTCCGCCGGCTGCGTACTGGCCAACCGCCTCAGCGCCGGGGAGCAGAACCGCGTCTGCCTGCTGGAAGCGGGTCCGACGGACTGGAACCCGCTGATCCGGATGCCCGCGGGCATCGGCTACCTGGTCCCCGGCGCCGGCTGCAACCAGCACCACTTTACCGAACCACAGGAACGCCTGAACGGCCGCAGACTGTTCTGGCCCCGCGGCCGTATCCTGGGGGGCAGCAGCGCGATCAATGCCATGATTTATATGCGCGGCAACAGTGCCGACTACGATGACTGGGAAGCGGCGGGCAGCCCGGGCTGGGGTTGGCGGAGCCTGCTGCCTTACTTCCTTCGGGCGGAGGGCAACGAGCGCGGCAGCGACGCCTATCACAGCGGCTACGGCCCGCTGGCGGTATCGGACCTGAAATGGAAAACCCCCGTGGGCGCTGCCTTCGTGCTTGCGGGCCAATCTGCCGGGCACCCTCTCAACAATGATTTCAACGGCAGTCTGCAGGACGGTGTGGGTTTCTACCAGGTCACACAAAAACACGGACGCCGCTGTTCCTCCGCGGCGGCCTACCTGTACCCGGTGAGAAATCGTTCCAATCTCAGCGTTTTCACCCACAGCCAGGCGGCGCGGCTGCTGTTCAGGGGCGACCGGGTGTGCGGTGTGCAACTGCTGGACGGCAGGCGTATTCTCACCAACGGGGAAGTGCTGTTGTGCGCCGGCGCCATCCAGTCGCCGCAACTGCTGCTGCTGTCCGGTATAGGTCCGGAAGCGGAGCTGAAAAAGGCGGGCATAGTGCCCCAGGCGCATTTGCCGGGAGTGGGCAAGAACCTGCAGGACCACCTGGATATCACCCAGGTGGTGGAGGCCTCGGCGCCGGTGACTTTCTCCAACTCTCTGTGGCCAAAATTGAAAACCGCTCTGCACCTTCCGGAATACTGGTTTGCGGGCCGCGGCCCGCTGACCAACAACGTCGCCGAAGCTGGCGGCTTCGCCTGTTCCAGCAGGGCAAACGGCCGGCCGGATATCCAGTTTCACCTGACCGCCGCGCCGCTGTTCCAGCACGGCCTGCGCAAGCCCGGTGGCTACGGTTATTCGCTGCACGCCTGTGCGTTGAGGCCGAAAAGCCGCGGGGAAATCACCCTGGCTTCCGGGGACCCGCGCGCGCTGCCGCTGATCCAACCCAATTACCTGAGTGCGCGCGAGGATGAGGCGGTCCTGGTGGAGGGTTTCGAAATGGCGCGGGAGATTCTCCTGCAACCGGCGTTGCAGCGCTATCACAAGCGCTGGTGGAGTCCCGATAAACCGCTGAAAACCCAGAAGGCCATCGGGGAATTTATTGCCCGGCACGCGGAGACCATTTACCACCCCGTGGGCACCTGCAAAATGGGCTCCGACGAAATGGCGGTGGTGGATGCGCAGTTGAAAGTGCACGGCGTCGATGGACTGCGGGTGGTGGACGCCTCCATAATGCCCGCCCTGATCAGCGGCAACACCAATGCGCCGGTGATCGCTATCGCGGAAAAGGCCGCAGATAGTATTTTGCAGCGTCAACAAAAGCCGCTGCCTGCGCAAGTTGCTTTGGAACCCGAATGA
- a CDS encoding class I SAM-dependent methyltransferase, translated as MSDSEFSDKNILHSWHINAAPWIRAIGESDIASRKLVTNGAIVDAVLQRQPATVLDIGCGEGWLARVLAERGLEVCGIDAVPGLIEAAQHRAGPQEHYHLLSYEALAAGELRRRFDLLVCNFSLLGGESVEGVFAAAHNLLNPGGHLMIQTLHPMVACGDEDYRDGWRPGSWAGFSEDFSEPAPWYFRTMESWLRLVRGAGLHLEEMKEPLHPETGKPASLILVATPTL; from the coding sequence ATGAGCGATTCTGAATTCAGCGATAAAAACATCCTGCACAGCTGGCACATAAACGCCGCCCCCTGGATCCGCGCCATCGGCGAGAGCGATATCGCCAGCCGCAAACTGGTTACGAATGGGGCAATTGTAGACGCCGTGCTGCAACGGCAGCCGGCGACGGTGTTGGATATCGGCTGTGGCGAAGGCTGGCTGGCCCGGGTCCTGGCGGAGCGGGGCCTGGAGGTGTGTGGGATCGACGCGGTGCCGGGACTGATCGAGGCGGCACAGCATCGCGCCGGTCCGCAGGAGCACTATCATCTGCTTTCTTACGAGGCCCTTGCCGCGGGTGAACTGCGCCGGCGCTTCGACCTGCTGGTGTGCAACTTCTCGCTGCTGGGCGGAGAGTCGGTGGAGGGGGTATTCGCCGCGGCGCACAACCTGCTCAATCCCGGCGGGCACCTGATGATACAAACGCTGCATCCCATGGTTGCCTGTGGCGACGAGGATTACCGGGATGGCTGGCGGCCGGGTTCCTGGGCTGGGTTTAGCGAGGATTTCAGCGAACCGGCCCCCTGGTACTTTCGCACCATGGAAAGTTGGCTGCGGCTGGTCCGCGGCGCGGGGCTGCACCTGGAAGAAATGAAGGAGCCCCTGCACCCGGAGACCGGGAAACCGGCCTCGCTGATTCTGGTGGCGACCCCAACCCTGTAG